A window of the Pseudomonas furukawaii genome harbors these coding sequences:
- the ispG gene encoding flavodoxin-dependent (E)-4-hydroxy-3-methylbut-2-enyl-diphosphate synthase, with the protein MHCESPIKRRVSRKIWVGSVPVGGDAPIAVQSMTNTDTCDVAATVGQIQRLVDAGVDIVRVSVPDMDAAEAFGRIKQLVQVPLVADIHFDYKIALRVAELGVDCLRINPGNIGREDRVRAVVDAARDKGIPIRIGVNAGSLEKDLQKKYGEPTPEALVESALRHVEHLDKLDFQDFKVSVKASDVFMAVEAYRLLAKQIIQPLHLGITEAGGLRSGTVKSAVGLGMLLAEGIGDTIRISLAADPVEEVKVGFDILKSLHLRSRGINFIACPSCSRQNFDVVKTMNELEGRLEDLLVPMDVAVIGCVVNGPGEAKEAHIGLTGGTPNNLVYIDGKPAQKLTNDNLVDELERLIREKAAAKAEADAALIARS; encoded by the coding sequence ATGCATTGCGAATCCCCGATCAAACGCCGCGTTTCGCGGAAAATCTGGGTTGGCTCCGTGCCGGTGGGTGGCGATGCGCCCATCGCCGTGCAGAGCATGACCAACACCGACACCTGTGACGTCGCCGCCACCGTTGGCCAGATCCAGCGACTGGTGGATGCCGGCGTCGATATCGTCCGTGTCTCGGTACCTGACATGGACGCCGCCGAGGCCTTTGGCCGCATCAAGCAGCTGGTCCAGGTCCCCTTGGTGGCGGACATCCACTTCGACTACAAGATCGCCCTGCGCGTCGCCGAGCTGGGCGTCGATTGCCTGCGCATCAACCCGGGCAACATCGGTCGCGAAGACCGGGTCAGGGCCGTGGTGGACGCGGCCCGCGACAAGGGCATCCCGATCCGCATCGGCGTCAACGCCGGTTCCCTGGAAAAGGACCTGCAGAAGAAGTACGGCGAGCCGACGCCCGAGGCGCTCGTGGAATCCGCCCTGCGCCATGTCGAGCACCTGGACAAGCTGGACTTCCAGGACTTCAAGGTCAGCGTGAAGGCGTCCGACGTCTTCATGGCCGTCGAGGCCTATCGCCTGCTGGCCAAGCAGATCATCCAGCCGCTGCACCTGGGCATCACCGAAGCCGGTGGCCTGCGCTCCGGTACCGTCAAGTCCGCGGTGGGCCTGGGCATGCTGCTGGCCGAAGGCATCGGCGACACCATCCGGATCTCCCTGGCGGCGGACCCGGTGGAGGAGGTCAAGGTCGGCTTCGACATCCTCAAATCCCTGCACCTGCGTTCCCGTGGCATCAACTTCATCGCCTGCCCGAGCTGCTCGCGGCAGAACTTCGATGTGGTCAAGACCATGAATGAGCTGGAAGGCCGTCTTGAGGACCTGCTGGTACCCATGGACGTCGCCGTGATCGGCTGCGTGGTGAACGGCCCCGGGGAAGCCAAGGAAGCCCATATCGGACTGACCGGCGGCACCCCCAACAACCTGGTCTACATCGACGGCAAGCCGGCGCAGAAGCTGACCAACGACAACCTGGTGGACGAGCTGGAGCGGCTCATCCGCGAAAAGGCGGCCGCCAAGGCCGAAGCTGACGCGGCCCTCATCGCCCGTAGCTGA